In one Lolium rigidum isolate FL_2022 chromosome 3, APGP_CSIRO_Lrig_0.1, whole genome shotgun sequence genomic region, the following are encoded:
- the LOC124694367 gene encoding expansin-B7-like, which translates to MASSSSSSVAVAAALLLCILAAHGPGCSAKHSSKSHHSPPHAHAPPHAPHPTPSPVTEPPPYVQPPPLSPPATSPPPCAPTPPAPVVTNPPPYVAPTPPSPAANSSANGTNADAGWLDARATWYGAPTGAGPDDDGGACGFKNVSLPPFSAMTSCGNEPLFKDGKGCGSCYQIRCVAQNHPACSGVPETVIITDMNYYPVSRYHFDLSGTAFGAMAVPGRNDQLRHAGIIDMQFKRVPCQYPGLTVTFHVQHGSNPYYLAILVEYENGDGDVDQVDIMESRPDPSAGTEDGMAPTGEWVPMKQSWGSIWRMDTRRPLQGPFSLRITNESGKTLVADQVIPADWAPNEIYSSIIQFD; encoded by the exons AtggcatcctcctcttcttcctccgttgCCGTCGCTGCTGCTCTGCTCCTCTGCATCCTCGCCGCCCACGGCCCTGGCTGCTCCGCCAAGCACAGCAGCAAGAGCCACCACTCTCCCCCGCACGCCCACGCGCCGCCGCACGCTCCTCATCCCACGCCTTCCCCGGTCACCGAACCGCCGCCCTACGTCCAGCCCCCTCCTCTTTCTCCACCGGCCACCAGCCCACCGCCATGCGCGCCGACCCCTCCTGCTCCGGTCGTCACCAACCCACCGCCCTACGTGGCCCCTACTCCTCCGTCCCCGGCAGCCAATTCTAGCGCCAATGGCACCAATGCCGACGCCGGCTGGCTCGACGCCAGGGCGACATGGTACGGAGCGCCCACCGGTGCCGggcccgacgacgacggcggcgcctgCGGGTTCAAGAACGTCAGCCTACCGCCTTTCTCCGCCATGACCTCCTGCGGAAACGAGCCGCTTTTCAAGGACGGCAAGGGCTGCGGCTCATGCTACCAG ATCCGGTGCGTGGCCCAGAACCACCCGGCCTGCTCTGGCGTGCCGGAGACGGTGATCATCACGGACATGAACTACTACCCGGTCTCCCGCTACCACTTCGACCTCAGCGGCACCGCCTTCGGCGCCATGGCGGTGCCGGGCCGGAACGACCAGCTCCGCCACGCCGGCATCATCGACATGCAGTTCAAGAG GGTGCCGTGCCAGTACCCTGGCCTCACGGTGACGTTCCACGTCCAGCACGGGTCGAACCCGTACTACCTGGCCATCCTGGTGGAGTACGAgaatggcgacggcgacgtggaCCAGGTGGACATCATGGAGTCACGGCCGGACCCCTCCGCCGGAACCGAGGACGGGATGGCGCCGACGGGGGAGTGGGTGCCTATGAAGCAGTCGTGGGGTTCCATCTGGCGGATGGACACCCGACGGCCCTTGCAGGGCCCCTTCTCGCTGCGCATCACCAATGAGTCCGGCAAGACGCTCGTCGCCGACCAAGTTATCCCCGCCGACTGGGCACCCAACGAGATTTACAGCTCCATCATCCAGTTTGACTGA